In a genomic window of Gossypium arboreum isolate Shixiya-1 chromosome 9, ASM2569848v2, whole genome shotgun sequence:
- the LOC108456560 gene encoding paired amphipathic helix protein Sin3-like 2, protein MMNWKTAQSNGQNQMPGSGEMSRKVTKKDAETYLKQVKEMFKDQKDKYNMLLHVMRDFSIQRTDVIGVVERVKEIFKGHNNLIQGFNIFLPKRYKITVDEDRPSPRMIAAHSEAIYFVNKIHKRDKNVYTSFLDVLNKYRTGHTDIINVLTKVASLFEDHPDLLEEFISFLPG, encoded by the exons TGATGAACTGGAAAACGGCTCAATC CAATGGGCAAAACCAAATGCCTGGTAGTGGAGAAATGTCACGTAAAGTGACTAAAAAGGATGCCGAAACATATCTGAAACAAGTCAAGGAGATGTTTAAGGATCAAAAAGACAAGTACAACATGCTCCTTCATGTCATGAGAGATTTCAGTATTCAAAG GACTGACGTAATTGGTGTGGTTGAGCGAGTGAAAGAGATATTCAAAGGCCATAACAACTTGATTCAAGGATTTAATATTTTTCTGCCAAAGAGATATAAAATTACAGTCGACGAGGACAGGCCTTCTCCGAGAATGATTGCTGCACATAGTGAAGCAATCTATTTTGTAAACAAAATACAT AAACGTGATAAGAATGTTTATACATCATTTCTGGATGTATTGAATAAGTACCGGACGGGGCACACGGACATAATTAATGTCCTTACCAAG GTTGCTTCTCTTTTTGAGGACCATCCAGATCTGCTTGAGGAGTTCATAAGTTTTTTACCAGGGTAG
- the LOC108456526 gene encoding paired amphipathic helix protein Sin3-like 2 produces MKAESDGQDEMAGGVAAEGGGGGGEGSTSSEATINAAERYMKEVMETFGDQEEKLVMFREIMNDFRTERTDIAGVVGRVKELFKGHNNLIEGFNFFLPKGYEITVDKHQPPPETLDFIRLVKERDESVYRRFMDVIFRYQREHMDIIKLCREVGALFSEDYPDLFVKFIRFLPPT; encoded by the exons ATGAAGGCTGAATC TGACGGGCAAGACGAGATGGCTGGTGGTGTTGCAGCCGAAGGAGGCGGAGGCGGTGGAGAGGGAAGCACGTCAAGTGAAGCGACTATAAATGCCGCCGAAAGGTATATGAAGGAAGTGATGGAGACGTTTGGGGATCAAGAAGAGAAGTTGGTGATGTTTCGTGAAATCATGAATGATTTCAGGACTGAGAG GACTGACATAGCTGGTGTGGTTGGGCGAGTGAAAGAGTTATTCAAAGGCCATAACAACTTAATTGAGGGATTTAATTTCTTTTTGCCAAAGGGATATGAAATTACCGTCGACAAACATCAGCCTCCTCCGGAAACATTGGATTTTATAAGGCTAGTAAAG GAACGTGATGAGAGTGTTTATAGACGATTTATGGATGTGATATTTAGGTACCAGAGGGAGCACATGGACATAATTAAGCTCTGTAGGGAG GTTGGTGCTCTTTTCTCGGAGGACTATCCAGATCTGTTTGTGAAGTTCATAAGATTTCTACCACCTACTTGA